A genomic window from Agrobacterium larrymoorei includes:
- a CDS encoding beta-ketoacyl-ACP synthase III — MIRSIVRGFGAALPKRVVTNQEIEGIVETSDEWIVQRTGIKQRYIAGEGETSASLGEAAARAALDNGGLKPEDIDLIIVATSTPDNTFPATAVNIQNRLGITGGFAFDVQAVCSGFVYAMATADLYIRGGMAKRVLVIGAETFSRILDWKDRTTCVLFGDGAGAVILEAGEGEGKTSDRGVLTSHLRSDGAHKEKLYVDGGPSTTGTVGHLRMEGREVFKHAVGMITDVIEAAFEATGTTAEDLDWLVPHQANRRIIDGSAKKLGIPLEKVVVTVDLHGNTSAASIPLALATAAADGRIKQGDLVMLEAMGGGFTWGSVLLRW; from the coding sequence ATGATCCGCTCTATTGTACGTGGCTTCGGAGCGGCGCTGCCGAAGCGGGTTGTGACGAACCAGGAAATCGAAGGCATCGTCGAGACCTCGGACGAGTGGATCGTTCAGCGCACCGGCATCAAGCAGCGCTACATTGCAGGCGAGGGCGAGACATCGGCATCGCTCGGTGAGGCTGCAGCCCGTGCGGCCTTGGACAATGGCGGGCTGAAGCCCGAAGACATCGATCTCATCATTGTTGCCACATCCACACCCGACAACACGTTTCCGGCAACCGCAGTGAACATCCAGAACCGCCTTGGCATCACTGGCGGCTTTGCGTTTGACGTTCAGGCCGTTTGCTCCGGCTTCGTCTATGCAATGGCGACGGCCGATCTCTACATTCGCGGCGGCATGGCAAAGCGCGTGCTGGTCATCGGTGCCGAAACCTTCTCGCGCATTCTCGACTGGAAGGATCGCACCACCTGCGTTCTTTTCGGCGATGGCGCCGGTGCTGTCATCCTGGAAGCAGGCGAGGGCGAAGGCAAGACCTCCGACCGGGGCGTGCTGACCTCCCATCTGCGTTCGGATGGCGCGCACAAGGAAAAGCTTTACGTCGATGGCGGGCCATCGACGACTGGCACTGTCGGTCATCTGCGCATGGAAGGCCGCGAAGTCTTCAAGCATGCCGTCGGCATGATCACGGACGTGATCGAGGCAGCCTTTGAGGCAACCGGCACCACGGCTGAGGATCTGGACTGGCTCGTTCCACACCAGGCCAATCGCCGCATCATCGATGGCTCTGCGAAGAAGCTTGGCATTCCCCTGGAGAAGGTGGTCGTCACCGTCGATCTGCACGGAAACACCTCTGCGGCTTCCATTCCGCTGGCGCTCGCAACCGCTGCTGCCGATGGGCGCATCAAGCAGGGCGACCTCGTTATGCTGGAAGCGATGGGCGGCGGTTTTACCTGGGGCTCGGTGCTTCTGCGCTGGTAA
- a CDS encoding MerR family transcriptional regulator, which yields MDKSPDAFRTISEVADDLDLPQHVLRFWETRFPQIKPMKRGGGRRYYRPDDVDLLKGIRHLLYDHGYTIKGVQKLLKTNGNRFVAAIASGDMATMEAIMAASGEKQTAEPRVVQPDEDEVVGRPKARPSGRFFGFGGGSSDDTPEISIGKSSISKDDRALLQEALFDLLECKRLLDQVR from the coding sequence GTGGATAAGAGTCCAGACGCCTTTAGAACGATCAGTGAAGTTGCGGACGATCTTGATCTGCCGCAGCACGTGCTGCGTTTCTGGGAAACCCGCTTTCCCCAGATCAAGCCGATGAAGCGCGGCGGCGGACGACGCTACTATCGCCCGGACGATGTCGATCTCCTGAAAGGCATCCGGCATCTGCTTTACGATCATGGATACACGATCAAGGGCGTGCAGAAACTTCTCAAGACCAATGGAAACCGCTTCGTCGCGGCCATCGCGTCTGGCGACATGGCGACCATGGAAGCCATCATGGCTGCCAGCGGAGAGAAGCAGACCGCGGAGCCGCGCGTCGTGCAGCCGGACGAAGACGAAGTGGTAGGTCGCCCCAAGGCGAGGCCGAGCGGCCGCTTCTTTGGCTTCGGCGGAGGATCATCCGACGACACGCCGGAAATTTCCATCGGCAAATCCAGCATCAGCAAGGATGATCGCGCCCTGCTGCAGGAGGCGCTCTTCGACCTTCTGGAATGCAAGCGCCTGCTCGATCAGGTGCGTTAA
- a CDS encoding ubiquinol-cytochrome C chaperone family protein, which translates to MVFGLFRKKNNNRAIVDRQYSILTQAARQPGFYLHMGVPDTVMGRFEMLAVVMILYFRRTKGASVSGQEIAQEIVDAFFQDLDHSMRELGIGDQGVPKRMKKFAGMFYGRLESYAAAIDGADADALAAALRRNIYPQADEAAPDMRALSKWMMSASEMLSAQPEDAVATGTVTLPSPDL; encoded by the coding sequence ATGGTTTTTGGGCTTTTCAGAAAGAAAAACAACAATCGCGCCATCGTTGACCGCCAATATTCAATATTGACGCAGGCCGCTCGCCAGCCGGGCTTCTATCTGCACATGGGCGTTCCGGACACGGTCATGGGCCGCTTCGAAATGCTGGCAGTCGTCATGATTCTGTATTTTCGCCGCACCAAAGGCGCATCGGTCAGCGGCCAGGAAATCGCCCAGGAGATCGTTGATGCCTTCTTCCAGGATCTCGACCATTCGATGCGGGAACTGGGGATCGGCGACCAGGGCGTGCCGAAGCGGATGAAGAAATTTGCTGGCATGTTTTATGGCAGGCTGGAATCCTATGCCGCTGCAATCGACGGTGCGGATGCCGATGCACTTGCGGCAGCGCTCCGTCGCAATATATATCCCCAGGCAGATGAGGCCGCGCCGGATATGCGCGCGCTTTCGAAATGGATGATGTCGGCGTCGGAGATGCTGTCTGCGCAGCCGGAAGACGCTGTAGCGACGGGAACTGTCACGCTGCCTTCACCGGATTTGTGA
- a CDS encoding glutathione S-transferase family protein, with translation MSITLYTLCGRDISRPFSPHCWKTVLSLAHKGLDFEERPLAFTAIPGIENGFSKTVPVLRDGDRLVKDSFDIAVYLDEAYPDQPSLFNGEGGKALSRFVESWSQTQLHPAIVRIALLDIHDMLDDQDQAYFRESRTKALGAALEEVIAERDAEIAAFPARLEPIRKMLGRQPFLGGESPLFADYIVFGALQWSRVASGVDLFGAKDPVRDWFERCLDLHGAKGRSVTAA, from the coding sequence ATGTCGATTACGCTTTACACGCTTTGCGGCCGTGACATCAGCCGTCCGTTTTCGCCCCATTGCTGGAAGACGGTTCTGTCGCTGGCGCATAAGGGGCTGGATTTCGAAGAGCGTCCGCTCGCCTTCACCGCCATTCCCGGCATCGAGAACGGCTTTTCGAAAACCGTGCCGGTTCTGCGCGATGGCGACAGGCTGGTAAAGGACAGCTTCGACATCGCGGTCTATCTCGATGAGGCCTATCCCGATCAGCCGTCGCTCTTCAATGGGGAGGGTGGCAAAGCGCTTTCCCGCTTCGTCGAAAGCTGGTCGCAGACGCAACTCCATCCGGCTATCGTCAGGATCGCGCTTCTCGATATTCATGACATGCTGGATGATCAGGATCAGGCCTATTTCCGCGAGAGCCGGACGAAAGCGCTGGGTGCCGCATTGGAAGAGGTGATCGCCGAGCGTGATGCAGAGATTGCAGCTTTTCCCGCACGTCTGGAGCCGATCCGTAAGATGCTCGGCCGTCAGCCGTTCCTCGGAGGCGAGAGCCCGCTCTTTGCCGACTATATCGTCTTCGGTGCGCTTCAGTGGTCGAGGGTCGCCAGCGGCGTCGATCTCTTTGGCGCGAAGGATCCGGTGCGCGACTGGTTCGAGCGCTGCCTCGATCTGCACGGCGCGAAGGGGCGCAGTGTGACAGCGGCGTGA
- a CDS encoding nuclease, whose product MSKRKPSNRRASSKSKGGSVWSWLILFGVAVGGIQAYEHRDTLLPKMKNVVASTSKSSAPATREMASAKPQSVQKPTQTVALPTSGAPVPPRSIAMVGSPAGAGQLPPATLPSPKPQVENVSLGAKPGTFAFCGRSGLNNCVMDGSTFWMKGVKMKLAGIEVPQTDQARCMEERARGFTAKVRLRDMLNSGSFQVAAGGQGAEVKAVSRSGMSFADQLIREGLARRAGSPSPSWCG is encoded by the coding sequence GTGAGCAAGAGAAAACCTTCAAACCGCCGCGCCTCATCCAAGTCCAAGGGTGGAAGCGTCTGGTCCTGGTTGATCCTGTTTGGCGTGGCCGTCGGCGGGATTCAGGCCTATGAGCATCGCGACACCCTGTTGCCGAAGATGAAGAACGTCGTTGCCTCGACGTCCAAGAGCAGCGCACCCGCAACCCGCGAAATGGCTTCTGCCAAGCCTCAGTCCGTGCAGAAGCCGACGCAAACCGTTGCCCTGCCAACATCTGGTGCACCCGTTCCACCACGCTCGATCGCCATGGTGGGTTCGCCGGCAGGTGCCGGTCAATTGCCTCCCGCAACATTGCCTTCGCCAAAGCCGCAGGTGGAAAATGTTTCGCTTGGCGCAAAGCCCGGCACCTTCGCCTTTTGCGGACGCTCGGGCCTCAACAACTGCGTCATGGATGGCAGCACCTTCTGGATGAAGGGCGTGAAGATGAAGCTTGCCGGCATCGAGGTGCCGCAGACGGATCAGGCGCGCTGCATGGAAGAGCGCGCCCGCGGCTTCACCGCCAAGGTGCGACTGCGCGATATGCTCAATTCCGGCAGCTTCCAGGTGGCGGCTGGCGGCCAAGGTGCCGAAGTAAAAGCAGTGTCCAGGTCAGGCATGTCCTTTGCCGACCAGCTGATTCGCGAAGGGCTTGCACGTCGCGCTGGTTCCCCAAGCCCATCATGGTGCGGTTAA
- the plsX gene encoding phosphate acyltransferase PlsX produces the protein MIRIAIDVMGGDHGPDVVIPGAAKALERHNDVTFLLYGQKSKCDPILAQYPRLMEKSEFFDCEVSVAMDEKPSQALRRGRYVSSMWRAIEAVKVGEADVAVSAGNTGALMAMAKFCLRTMARIERPAIAGIWPTLRGESIVLDIGATIGADSQQLLDFALMGGAMARALFDVDRPTVGLLNVGVEEVKGQEEVREAGRLIREADLATIDYRGFVEGDDIGKGTVDVVVTEGFTGNIALKAAEGTARQITTLLREAISRSFIAKIGYLLAKSAFDVLREKMDPRKVNGGVFLGLNGIVIKSHGGTDALGFASAIDVGYDMVHNGLTAKIENDLKAYHARRLPPPAPEALVVDEE, from the coding sequence GTGATCAGAATAGCAATTGACGTCATGGGTGGGGACCACGGCCCTGATGTTGTCATACCCGGTGCTGCAAAGGCACTCGAGCGGCACAACGACGTGACATTCCTGCTCTATGGGCAGAAGAGCAAGTGCGATCCTATTCTGGCGCAATATCCTCGTCTGATGGAGAAGTCCGAGTTCTTCGACTGCGAAGTCTCGGTTGCCATGGATGAAAAGCCTAGCCAGGCACTTCGTCGCGGTCGTTACGTCTCCAGCATGTGGCGCGCCATTGAAGCGGTCAAGGTGGGCGAGGCGGATGTGGCCGTTTCTGCCGGCAACACCGGTGCGCTGATGGCCATGGCGAAATTCTGTTTGCGCACCATGGCGCGGATCGAACGTCCCGCGATTGCCGGCATCTGGCCCACGCTACGTGGCGAGAGCATCGTTCTCGATATCGGCGCGACAATTGGTGCGGACTCCCAGCAGCTTCTGGACTTTGCCCTGATGGGCGGTGCCATGGCGCGTGCGCTGTTCGATGTCGATCGCCCGACGGTCGGCCTTCTCAATGTCGGCGTTGAAGAGGTCAAGGGACAGGAAGAGGTCCGCGAAGCCGGTCGCCTCATTCGTGAAGCCGATCTCGCCACCATCGACTACCGCGGTTTCGTCGAAGGCGACGATATCGGCAAGGGTACTGTCGATGTCGTCGTTACCGAAGGCTTTACCGGCAATATTGCACTGAAGGCCGCAGAAGGCACGGCACGCCAGATCACGACTTTGCTGCGCGAAGCCATTTCCCGCAGCTTCATCGCGAAGATCGGCTATCTTCTGGCGAAGAGCGCATTCGATGTGCTGCGTGAGAAGATGGACCCGCGCAAGGTCAATGGCGGCGTGTTCCTGGGGCTGAATGGTATCGTGATCAAGAGCCACGGCGGTACGGATGCACTCGGTTTCGCCTCCGCCATCGATGTCGGCTACGACATGGTGCATAATGGCCTGACCGCCAAGATCGAAAATGATTTGAAAGCATACCACGCAAGAAGACTTCCGCCTCCGGCGCCTGAAGCTCTCGTGGTTGATGAGGAATAA
- a CDS encoding ABC-F family ATP-binding cassette domain-containing protein, which produces MITITDLSARIAGRLLLDNASVSLPDGVKAGLVGRNGAGKSTLFRVITGDLGSESGSVTIPKHARIGQVAQEAPGTEDSLISIVLAADKERAALLREAETATDPNRIAEIQMRLVDIDAHSAEARASAILAGLGFDQEAQLRPASSFSGGWRMRVALASVLFAEPDLLLLDEPTNYLDLEGTLWLEDYIRRYPHTVIIISHDRDLLNNAVNSIIHLDQKKLTFYRGGYDSFERQKAEADELQMKAKAKSDAARKHLQSYIDRFRYKASKAKQAQSRIKALERMGTVAAVIEDHVQPITFPEPEKQPASPIVAIQGGVVGYEPGKPILKGLNLRIDNDDRIALLGSNGNGKSTFAKFISGRLPAQAGDLRVAPGLKIGFFAQHQLDDLVPNETPVEHVRKLMPQAAEAQVRSRVAQMGLATEKMSTAAKDLSGGEKARLLMGLAAFHAPNLLILDEPTNHLDIDSRRALIEALNDYDGAVILISHDRHLIEATVDRLWLVNNGTVTSFEGDMEEYRDIVIASGKKKDEKVDAANDQASKADQRKANAEKRAQLAPLKKKINEIESLTAKLEKQIQALDTELADPTLYEKAPAKAAEKVKQRGEAAAKLSAAEEQWLLLSSEYEDAMAG; this is translated from the coding sequence ATGATTACGATTACCGACCTTTCCGCCCGTATCGCAGGCCGCCTGCTTCTCGACAATGCCAGCGTCTCACTGCCCGATGGCGTGAAGGCTGGTCTCGTGGGGCGCAATGGCGCGGGAAAATCGACGCTCTTTCGCGTCATCACCGGCGATCTCGGCTCTGAAAGCGGCAGCGTCACCATTCCAAAGCATGCGCGCATCGGCCAGGTGGCGCAGGAGGCGCCAGGCACAGAGGATTCGTTGATCTCCATCGTGCTTGCTGCCGACAAGGAACGGGCAGCGCTGTTGCGGGAAGCAGAAACCGCAACCGATCCGAACAGGATCGCCGAAATCCAGATGCGGCTTGTCGATATCGACGCGCATTCGGCGGAAGCGCGCGCATCGGCCATTCTCGCCGGTCTCGGCTTCGATCAGGAGGCGCAGTTGCGCCCCGCCTCTTCCTTTTCCGGTGGCTGGCGCATGCGTGTGGCGCTCGCCTCGGTTCTCTTCGCCGAGCCAGATCTGCTGCTGCTCGACGAACCGACCAACTATCTCGATCTGGAAGGCACGCTCTGGCTGGAAGACTATATCCGCCGCTATCCGCACACCGTCATCATCATCAGCCATGACCGCGATCTTTTGAACAATGCGGTCAATTCGATCATTCATCTCGATCAGAAGAAGCTGACCTTCTATCGCGGCGGCTATGATTCCTTCGAACGGCAAAAGGCGGAAGCCGACGAGTTGCAGATGAAGGCAAAGGCCAAGAGCGATGCGGCGCGAAAGCATCTGCAGAGCTATATCGACCGCTTCCGCTATAAGGCCTCCAAGGCCAAGCAGGCGCAGAGCCGCATCAAGGCGCTGGAGCGGATGGGCACGGTTGCCGCCGTTATCGAAGATCATGTCCAGCCGATCACCTTTCCGGAACCAGAAAAGCAGCCCGCCTCGCCCATCGTCGCCATTCAGGGCGGTGTCGTCGGTTACGAACCGGGCAAGCCGATTCTCAAAGGTCTGAATCTCCGCATCGACAATGATGACCGCATTGCGCTGCTCGGCTCCAACGGCAACGGCAAGTCCACATTCGCCAAATTCATTTCCGGCCGCCTGCCCGCACAGGCAGGCGATCTGCGTGTCGCGCCGGGCCTCAAGATCGGCTTCTTTGCTCAGCACCAGCTGGATGATCTGGTGCCCAACGAGACCCCGGTAGAGCATGTGCGCAAGCTTATGCCGCAGGCGGCGGAAGCACAGGTGCGTTCACGTGTGGCGCAGATGGGCCTTGCGACGGAAAAGATGTCGACCGCTGCCAAGGATCTGTCTGGTGGCGAAAAGGCGCGTCTGCTGATGGGCCTGGCCGCCTTCCACGCGCCGAACCTGCTGATCCTCGACGAACCGACCAACCATCTGGACATCGACAGCCGTCGCGCGCTGATCGAGGCCCTGAACGATTACGACGGCGCCGTCATCCTGATTTCGCACGACCGGCATCTCATCGAAGCCACCGTTGACCGTCTCTGGCTGGTCAACAATGGCACGGTAACGAGCTTCGAAGGCGATATGGAAGAATATCGCGACATCGTCATCGCGTCCGGCAAGAAGAAGGACGAGAAGGTGGATGCCGCCAACGATCAGGCATCCAAGGCCGATCAGCGCAAAGCCAATGCCGAAAAGCGCGCCCAGCTTGCGCCGCTGAAGAAAAAGATCAACGAAATCGAATCCTTGACGGCAAAGCTTGAGAAGCAGATTCAAGCGCTCGATACGGAGCTCGCCGATCCGACGCTCTATGAAAAGGCCCCTGCCAAGGCAGCGGAGAAGGTAAAGCAGCGCGGCGAAGCCGCAGCGAAACTGTCTGCCGCGGAAGAGCAGTGGCTCTTGCTGTCCAGTGAATATGAAGACGCCATGGCTGGATAA
- a CDS encoding outer membrane protein assembly factor BamE: MIAVGETQVNKQKSAGKTKFLSKAAIAVVVASSLLTACSSTTDVFHNGYVLDEQSLQLIPVGSSREQVLLTMGTPSTTATFGNEVFYYISQKRVRRAAFMKPQLVEQNILAIYFDKNGVVSQKANYTLQDGKVFDSISRTTPTGGKDLTFLQQLLSGGPAGAGIAKSMLGGNNSVF, translated from the coding sequence ATGATCGCAGTCGGGGAAACGCAGGTGAACAAGCAGAAGTCGGCCGGAAAGACCAAGTTTCTGAGCAAAGCCGCCATCGCCGTTGTTGTTGCCTCGAGCCTGCTGACGGCCTGCTCCAGCACCACGGACGTTTTCCATAACGGCTATGTGCTGGACGAACAGTCGCTGCAGCTGATCCCCGTCGGCTCCAGCCGCGAACAGGTGCTGCTGACCATGGGTACGCCGTCGACGACGGCAACATTCGGCAATGAGGTGTTCTACTACATCTCGCAGAAGCGTGTTCGCAGGGCAGCTTTCATGAAACCGCAGCTCGTCGAGCAGAACATTCTTGCGATCTATTTCGACAAGAACGGAGTCGTCTCCCAGAAGGCGAACTACACCCTTCAGGACGGCAAGGTCTTCGACAGCATCTCGCGCACCACGCCGACGGGCGGCAAGGACCTCACCTTCCTGCAGCAGCTGCTTTCCGGTGGCCCTGCCGGTGCCGGTATCGCCAAGAGCATGCTCGGCGGCAACAACAGCGTTTTCTAA
- the ndk gene encoding nucleoside-diphosphate kinase codes for MAIERTFSMIKPDATKRNLTGAITKVFEENGLRVIASKRVWMSKREAEGFYAVHKERPFFGELVEGMTSGPTIVQVLEGENAILKNREIMGATNPAQAAEGTIRKTFALSIGENSVHGSDAPETAAQEIAYWFAETEIVG; via the coding sequence ATGGCGATTGAACGCACATTCTCGATGATCAAGCCGGACGCAACCAAGCGTAACCTCACTGGTGCCATCACCAAGGTTTTTGAAGAAAACGGCCTGCGCGTCATCGCATCCAAGCGCGTCTGGATGAGCAAGCGCGAAGCAGAAGGCTTCTACGCCGTTCACAAGGAACGCCCTTTCTTCGGCGAACTGGTTGAAGGCATGACCTCTGGCCCGACCATCGTTCAGGTTCTGGAAGGCGAAAACGCCATCCTCAAGAACCGCGAAATCATGGGCGCGACCAACCCTGCACAGGCAGCAGAAGGCACGATCCGCAAGACCTTCGCTCTCTCCATCGGCGAGAACTCGGTTCACGGTTCCGACGCTCCGGAAACCGCTGCCCAGGAAATCGCCTACTGGTTCGCTGAAACCGAAATCGTTGGCTGA
- a CDS encoding YceD family protein — protein MKSPHAANDDAPFSYPVKVGHISANPVRIGLEASPEELKALAKFWDVLSVDYLKSELQVTRWKRDGIRIKGQVQAGITQACVVTLEPVPSVIDEKVEQIFVPEGSKLARMTTNDDGEIVLDPDGPDIPDQFVGDTIDVGVVVAEFAALAIDPYPRKDGIDFDGYGEKTPMEDKKPSPFAVLKDWKKD, from the coding sequence ATGAAATCGCCCCATGCGGCCAATGATGACGCGCCCTTTTCCTATCCCGTCAAGGTAGGTCATATTTCTGCCAATCCGGTCAGGATTGGTCTCGAGGCAAGCCCGGAAGAGCTGAAGGCGCTGGCAAAATTCTGGGATGTCCTGTCGGTGGATTATCTCAAAAGCGAATTGCAGGTCACCCGTTGGAAAAGGGACGGGATCAGGATCAAGGGTCAGGTGCAGGCCGGTATCACGCAGGCTTGTGTGGTAACGCTTGAGCCCGTGCCGAGCGTGATCGACGAAAAGGTTGAGCAGATTTTCGTGCCGGAAGGCTCGAAGCTCGCGCGCATGACGACGAATGATGACGGTGAGATCGTGCTCGATCCGGACGGTCCGGATATTCCCGATCAGTTTGTCGGTGACACGATCGATGTCGGCGTGGTCGTTGCGGAATTTGCCGCTCTGGCAATTGATCCCTATCCGCGAAAAGACGGTATCGATTTCGACGGATACGGCGAGAAGACGCCGATGGAAGACAAAAAACCTTCGCCCTTCGCGGTGTTGAAAGATTGGAAAAAAGACTGA
- a CDS encoding Gfo/Idh/MocA family protein, which translates to MSAIKLAIVGVGKIVRDQHLPAIAANADFELIATASRHGTVEGVPSYHTIEELIGAVPDVTAVSLCMPPQYRYEAAYTALNAGKHVFLEKPPGATLSEVQDLVRLADSKGLSLFASWHSRYAPAVEAAKSFLASTKINSVHVIWKEDVRHWHPNQEWIWQAGGLGVFDPGINALSIITHILPRALFITKATLEFPENRDAPIAADIHFSDVTKMPVHAEFDWRQTGKQSWDIVAETEAGQMVLSEGGAKLSINGELKFAEPEREYPALYERFAEIIKAKTSDVDLAPLTHVADAFLLGRHKFVDSFYD; encoded by the coding sequence ATGTCAGCTATCAAGCTTGCCATCGTCGGCGTCGGCAAAATCGTTCGCGACCAGCATCTTCCAGCCATTGCCGCCAATGCGGATTTCGAGCTTATCGCGACGGCCAGCCGCCATGGTACCGTCGAAGGCGTCCCGTCCTATCACACGATCGAGGAACTGATCGGAGCCGTGCCGGACGTCACCGCCGTGTCGCTCTGCATGCCGCCGCAATATCGCTACGAGGCTGCCTATACGGCGCTCAACGCCGGTAAGCATGTGTTCCTTGAAAAGCCGCCTGGTGCGACCCTTTCGGAAGTGCAGGATCTCGTTCGCCTGGCGGACTCAAAGGGTCTTTCGCTGTTTGCAAGCTGGCATTCGCGCTACGCTCCGGCTGTCGAAGCAGCAAAGAGCTTTCTGGCATCCACCAAGATCAACAGCGTTCATGTCATCTGGAAGGAAGATGTGCGCCACTGGCACCCGAACCAGGAATGGATCTGGCAGGCTGGCGGTCTCGGTGTCTTCGACCCCGGCATCAATGCGCTGTCGATCATCACCCATATCCTGCCGCGCGCGCTATTTATCACCAAGGCCACGCTGGAATTCCCGGAAAATCGCGACGCACCGATTGCCGCCGATATCCACTTCTCCGACGTGACGAAGATGCCGGTGCATGCCGAGTTCGACTGGCGCCAGACGGGCAAGCAGAGCTGGGATATCGTCGCCGAGACAGAAGCCGGTCAGATGGTTCTCTCCGAAGGCGGCGCAAAGCTTTCGATCAATGGCGAACTGAAATTTGCAGAGCCGGAGCGCGAATACCCTGCCCTGTACGAGCGCTTCGCCGAGATCATCAAGGCCAAGACATCCGACGTCGATCTCGCACCGCTGACCCACGTCGCAGACGCATTCCTGCTCGGTCGCCACAAGTTCGTGGATTCCTTCTACGACTGA
- a CDS encoding integration host factor subunit alpha produces MAGKTVTRADLAESVFRKVGLSRTESAELVETVIDEICNAITRGEVVKLSSFATFQIREKNERIGRNPKTGEEVPISPRRVMTFKASNVLKQRILKAHASRKAKQKTQKPGS; encoded by the coding sequence ATGGCCGGTAAAACTGTGACACGTGCGGATTTGGCCGAGTCTGTGTTTCGCAAGGTGGGTTTGTCCCGAACTGAATCCGCCGAGCTGGTCGAAACCGTCATTGACGAGATCTGTAATGCCATCACCCGTGGCGAGGTGGTGAAGCTCTCCTCCTTCGCAACCTTCCAGATCCGTGAAAAGAACGAGCGTATCGGTCGCAATCCGAAGACCGGCGAAGAAGTGCCGATTTCGCCGCGTCGCGTCATGACCTTCAAGGCCTCCAACGTTCTGAAACAGCGCATCCTCAAGGCCCATGCATCGCGCAAGGCGAAGCAGAAGACCCAGAAGCCCGGCTCATAA
- a CDS encoding polysaccharide deacetylase family protein — MRLSSLFVSAAIALCLSSCAGKPQAEGSLKSSFAATMPEKPAAGPHDPIALSPAAWMRPRNPMGLAGRDIEVSSLKDIALANKEVVLSFDDGPVPGKTERILATLDEFGVKATFLMVGEMAQTYPDIAKKVVAEGHTIGSHTFSHPNLRNLTFDRALAEVAKGEKAVAKATETDAMFFRFPYLSDNRNLRHMVSERGLVIMDVQVDSKDYFSDTPAVVASRTIAALRHRGSGIILMHDIHKRTATMLPALLTQLKAEGYKVVHLVYKKPAHKPLLVASTS; from the coding sequence ATGCGCCTCTCCTCACTCTTCGTGTCCGCAGCCATTGCGCTGTGCCTTTCCAGTTGCGCAGGCAAGCCGCAGGCGGAAGGGTCGCTGAAAAGCTCCTTTGCCGCGACGATGCCGGAGAAGCCAGCGGCAGGCCCACATGATCCGATTGCGCTGTCGCCAGCGGCATGGATGCGTCCACGCAACCCGATGGGGCTTGCTGGCCGGGACATAGAAGTATCGTCGCTGAAAGACATCGCGCTTGCCAATAAGGAAGTCGTGTTGAGCTTCGACGATGGCCCGGTGCCGGGCAAGACAGAGCGGATTCTCGCAACGTTGGACGAGTTCGGCGTGAAGGCCACCTTCCTCATGGTTGGCGAAATGGCACAGACCTATCCAGACATCGCCAAGAAGGTCGTTGCGGAAGGGCATACAATCGGCAGCCACACCTTCAGCCATCCGAACCTGCGCAACCTGACCTTCGACCGGGCGCTGGCGGAAGTGGCAAAGGGTGAAAAGGCCGTCGCTAAGGCAACGGAGACGGATGCGATGTTCTTCCGCTTCCCTTACCTGTCGGACAATCGCAACCTCCGGCACATGGTGTCCGAGCGCGGTCTCGTCATCATGGACGTCCAGGTCGATTCCAAGGATTATTTCTCCGATACACCTGCCGTCGTCGCGTCCCGCACGATTGCCGCCCTCCGACATCGCGGCAGCGGCATCATCCTGATGCATGACATCCACAAGCGGACCGCCACTATGCTACCCGCTCTGCTAACCCAGTTGAAAGCCGAAGGCTACAAGGTGGTGCACCTTGTCTACAAGAAGCCAGCCCACAAGCCGCTGCTCGTCGCATCCACAAGCTGA